A section of the Pseudomonadota bacterium genome encodes:
- a CDS encoding uroporphyrinogen decarboxylase, whose protein sequence is MFIPSSKPFLNVFSKNTSSPPIWFMRQAGRYLPEYRELRKNFPDFIKFCLAPKATLEASLQPLRRFSLDVAILFSDILILPYALGQSVVFKEKTGPFLSPFVWKDLSDSYDLPQILRHLEPVFESLSLLKSSLSESVTCLGFVGGPFTVAAYMIENTLTRDLHIIKSKAYEDPLSFQKFLETLAFITGQYALNQIKAGAEAIQIFDSWAGHIPESCMKDWFYKPLKIIRDIIRKEFPQVPVIGYGRGLGGYGAKLITQTSLDAFSFDQSFLLENISNFPAVFQGNLDPTLLIKPSSFLFKEAEKLLQTFKGKSYIFNVSQGLLPETDPELVLKLVNFIHSERM, encoded by the coding sequence ATGTTTATACCCTCCTCAAAACCATTTTTAAATGTATTCTCTAAAAATACTTCATCTCCTCCCATCTGGTTTATGCGTCAAGCAGGACGGTATTTACCTGAATATCGAGAATTGCGAAAAAATTTTCCAGATTTTATAAAGTTTTGTCTTGCACCCAAAGCAACTTTAGAGGCTTCTCTTCAACCTTTACGCCGCTTTTCTCTAGATGTTGCAATTCTTTTTTCTGATATTTTAATTCTTCCCTATGCACTGGGACAATCTGTTGTTTTTAAAGAAAAAACAGGCCCTTTTCTTTCTCCATTTGTATGGAAAGATCTCTCAGATTCCTATGATCTTCCTCAAATTTTACGGCACTTAGAGCCTGTCTTCGAATCTCTAAGCCTTTTAAAATCATCCCTTTCTGAATCTGTAACATGTCTTGGTTTTGTTGGCGGGCCGTTTACAGTTGCGGCTTACATGATTGAAAATACCTTGACGCGAGATCTTCATATTATTAAGTCTAAAGCTTACGAAGATCCTCTTTCTTTTCAAAAATTTTTAGAAACATTGGCGTTTATTACGGGTCAATACGCTCTCAATCAGATTAAGGCTGGTGCGGAAGCTATCCAAATTTTTGATAGTTGGGCAGGTCACATTCCAGAATCCTGTATGAAAGATTGGTTTTATAAGCCACTCAAGATTATTCGTGACATCATTCGAAAAGAGTTTCCGCAGGTCCCTGTCATTGGCTATGGACGGGGGCTTGGTGGCTATGGAGCAAAGCTTATAACACAGACAAGCCTTGATGCATTTAGTTTTGATCAGTCTTTTCTTTTAGAGAATATTTCTAATTTTCCTGCAGTTTTTCAAGGAAATTTAGATCCAACTCTTTTGATAAAACCCTCTTCTTTTCTCTTCAAAGAAGCCGAAAAGCTTCTTCAAACTTTTAAGGGAAAATCATATATTTTTAATGTATCACAAGGTCTTTTACCAGAAACAGATCCTGAACTTGTTTTAAAACTAGTTAACTTTATTCACTCAGAAAGGATGTAA
- the hemH gene encoding ferrochelatase: protein MKKIAVVLFNLGGPDSLFSVKPFLFNLFKDPAILNFPKLIRYPLAFLLSTFRKKEAIKNYKILGGKSPLLENTLMQANHLQNLLQNDEKLKSKNNFKVLVSMRYWHPFFKETFKELSQFNPDEILLLPLYPQFSTTTTASSLKEALKFLKKTNKPTTVVCCYPNLPGFINAIFDLSKNTLKKFFLNKIPARILFVAHGLPLSIVKKGDPYPNQLLLTVSDLTTKIKKSFPKSLFSYKLCYQSKVGPLTWLQPSLEEELHKAAVEKKGVIVIPISFVSEHSETLVELDYEYKNLSLSLNLPFYIRIPTVSCHPTFIKSLKNLILEKISQGNFPQKGFSCACSNFVFK, encoded by the coding sequence TTGAAAAAAATTGCCGTTGTGCTTTTTAATCTTGGAGGCCCAGACTCTCTTTTTTCTGTTAAGCCTTTTTTATTTAATCTTTTTAAGGATCCTGCAATTTTAAATTTTCCAAAATTGATTCGTTATCCTTTGGCTTTTCTTCTTTCAACCTTTCGAAAAAAAGAGGCGATAAAGAATTATAAAATTCTTGGTGGAAAGTCTCCTCTTTTAGAAAATACGTTAATGCAAGCCAATCATCTTCAAAACTTGCTTCAAAATGACGAAAAATTAAAAAGCAAAAATAATTTTAAAGTACTTGTATCTATGCGCTATTGGCATCCTTTTTTTAAGGAAACTTTTAAAGAGCTTTCTCAATTTAATCCGGATGAAATTTTACTCCTTCCTTTATACCCTCAATTTTCAACGACAACGACAGCCTCTTCTTTAAAAGAAGCTTTAAAATTTTTAAAAAAAACAAACAAACCTACAACAGTTGTTTGCTGTTATCCAAACCTTCCAGGATTTATTAATGCAATTTTTGATCTTTCTAAAAATACTTTGAAAAAATTTTTCTTGAATAAAATACCTGCCCGTATTTTATTTGTTGCACATGGTTTGCCTCTTTCAATTGTCAAAAAAGGAGATCCTTATCCCAACCAGCTTCTCCTTACAGTTTCTGATTTAACAACTAAAATTAAAAAATCTTTTCCAAAATCACTTTTTTCATATAAACTATGTTATCAAAGTAAAGTTGGCCCCCTTACCTGGCTTCAACCTTCCCTTGAGGAAGAACTTCATAAAGCTGCTGTTGAAAAAAAAGGTGTTATTGTTATCCCTATAAGCTTTGTTTCTGAACATTCCGAAACTCTTGTAGAGCTTGATTATGAGTATAAAAACCTTAGCCTTTCTTTAAATCTTCCTTTTTATATTCGAATTCCAACTGTTTCATGTCATCCAACGTTTATAAAAAGCCTTAAAAACCTCATATTAGAAAAAATATCTCAAGGTAATTTCCCTCAGAAAGGTTTCTCTTGTGCGTGCTCAAATTTTGTTTTTAAATAG
- a CDS encoding CopD family protein, whose product MADFLKNNYLLFKSLHIIFFTCWMAGLFYLPRLFYYHVSNFSNPTFCSVFSTMERRLLKIIMNPSIILTYTFGIFLFCTPGVAASSNPFFYIKFICVLFLSLFHFFCIQWYRSLSKNYSPFAAKTYKFLNEIPSVLFIIIVFIAIFKRF is encoded by the coding sequence ATGGCTGATTTTTTAAAAAATAATTATCTTCTTTTCAAATCACTTCACATTATTTTTTTTACATGTTGGATGGCAGGATTATTTTATTTACCACGTCTTTTTTATTATCATGTTTCTAATTTTTCAAATCCTACATTTTGTTCAGTATTTTCAACGATGGAAAGACGACTTTTAAAAATTATTATGAATCCCTCAATTATTCTTACTTATACCTTTGGGATTTTTCTTTTTTGTACACCTGGCGTTGCCGCTTCCTCAAACCCTTTTTTTTATATAAAATTTATATGCGTCCTTTTTTTATCTCTATTTCATTTTTTTTGCATTCAATGGTATCGATCTCTTTCTAAAAATTATTCTCCCTTTGCTGCGAAGACATATAAATTTTTAAATGAAATCCCTTCTGTTTTGTTTATCATCATTGTTTTTATCGCAATATTTAAACGATTTTAA
- the rho gene encoding transcription termination factor Rho: protein MNLQELKSKSPIDLLTYAENLNIENPSSMRTQDLMYAILKQLADTGTPIYGQGVIEILGDGFGFLRSSQASYLPGPDDIYVSPSQVRKYGLRTGDVVDGEIRAPKEGERYFSLLSLNKINFETPDRLKNRINFDNLTPLYPQEPLKLEIDHTVGKDFTLRVIDLIAPLGKGQRALIVAPPRTGKTVMLQNIAHAIAVNHPEIVLIVLQIDERPEEHTDMARSVKGEVISSTFDEPAARHVQVAEMVIEKAKRLVECKKDVVILLDSITRLARAYNTVVPSSGKVLTGGVDANALQKPKRFFGAARNVEEGGSLTIIATALVETGSRMDEVIFEEFKGTGNSEIVLDRKLSDKRIFPALDITKSGTRKEELLVDKSELSKMWVLRRVLSPMGTVDGMEFLIEKLRTSKNNAEFFRAMNA, encoded by the coding sequence ATGAATTTACAAGAATTGAAATCTAAGTCTCCTATCGACCTGTTAACGTATGCCGAAAATTTAAATATTGAAAATCCTTCAAGCATGCGAACTCAAGATTTAATGTATGCTATTTTAAAACAACTTGCAGATACAGGAACACCAATTTATGGCCAAGGTGTTATTGAAATCCTTGGAGATGGATTTGGTTTTCTTAGATCTTCTCAAGCCAGTTATTTACCTGGTCCTGATGATATTTATGTTTCTCCAAGTCAAGTTCGGAAGTATGGTTTAAGAACAGGAGATGTTGTCGATGGGGAAATCCGTGCGCCAAAAGAAGGTGAACGATATTTTTCACTTCTTTCTTTAAACAAAATAAATTTTGAAACGCCTGATCGTCTTAAAAATAGAATTAATTTTGATAATTTAACGCCTCTTTACCCCCAAGAGCCTCTTAAACTTGAAATTGATCATACAGTTGGAAAAGATTTCACATTGCGTGTTATTGATCTTATTGCCCCCCTCGGAAAAGGCCAACGTGCTCTAATTGTTGCACCTCCTCGGACGGGTAAAACAGTTATGCTTCAAAATATTGCCCATGCAATAGCTGTCAATCACCCTGAAATCGTTTTGATTGTTCTTCAAATAGATGAAAGACCAGAAGAACATACTGACATGGCACGTTCTGTTAAGGGAGAAGTCATAAGCTCAACATTTGATGAACCTGCAGCCCGTCACGTTCAAGTTGCTGAAATGGTTATTGAAAAAGCAAAAAGGCTTGTTGAGTGTAAAAAAGATGTCGTGATTCTCCTCGATTCAATAACCCGTCTGGCACGTGCCTATAATACTGTTGTTCCTTCTTCTGGAAAAGTTTTAACAGGTGGTGTAGATGCAAATGCACTTCAAAAACCTAAACGTTTTTTTGGTGCTGCTCGAAATGTAGAAGAAGGTGGCTCTCTTACAATTATTGCAACAGCCCTCGTCGAAACTGGTTCTCGTATGGATGAGGTCATTTTTGAAGAATTTAAGGGAACTGGAAACTCTGAAATTGTTCTTGATCGTAAACTTTCAGACAAGCGTATTTTCCCAGCTTTGGATATTACGAAATCAGGGACACGAAAAGAGGAACTTTTGGTCGATAAGTCTGAGCTTTCTAAAATGTGGGTTTTGCGACGTGTTCTTTCTCCAATGGGCACCGTGGATGGTATGGAATTTTTAATTGAGAAATTAAGAACTTCTAAAAATAATGCAGAATTTTTTAGAGCAATGAATGCTTAA
- the rsmG gene encoding 16S rRNA (guanine(527)-N(7))-methyltransferase RsmG → MNPYENYKTFWDLLNVSRETVDGFSFFIDKLQKRQTEINLISRNSQDDLWVRHVIDSAQLTKFVSRETKLGIDFGSGGGFPGIILSILNPKIKFTLIESRGKKAEFLKEVIQEMSLNAQVINDRIEKLTPWHTELITARALAPLSKLIPLLFPFIGKKTYLILPKGKNAREEILSLEKEWKVEVEFHKSMTSEEGMILLLKHLQIKK, encoded by the coding sequence ATGAATCCCTATGAGAACTATAAAACATTTTGGGATCTTTTAAATGTTTCACGTGAAACAGTCGATGGATTTTCATTTTTTATTGATAAGCTCCAAAAAAGACAAACGGAGATAAATTTAATTTCACGAAATTCCCAGGATGATTTATGGGTACGTCATGTGATCGATTCAGCCCAATTAACGAAATTTGTTTCACGTGAAACAAAGTTAGGAATCGACTTTGGAAGTGGCGGTGGATTTCCTGGAATTATTCTTTCTATCTTAAATCCCAAAATTAAATTTACACTTATAGAATCACGTGGAAAAAAAGCTGAGTTTTTAAAAGAAGTTATTCAAGAGATGTCTTTAAATGCTCAGGTGATAAATGATAGAATTGAAAAATTGACACCTTGGCATACTGAACTTATAACAGCACGTGCATTGGCCCCTTTATCAAAATTAATCCCTCTGCTTTTTCCTTTTATTGGGAAAAAAACATATCTAATTTTACCAAAAGGAAAAAATGCTCGAGAAGAAATTTTATCCTTAGAAAAAGAGTGGAAGGTAGAAGTTGAATTTCATAAAAGTATGACCAGTGAAGAAGGAATGATTTTGCTTTTAAAGCATCTGCAAATAAAAAAATAA
- a CDS encoding ParA family protein, giving the protein MTKVISLANQKGGVGKTTTAMNLATALAAVQKNVLLIDLDPQGNASTGFGISLKDRTPGTYEFIEELEDSKECLRATQIPGLYILPASEHLAGAEIELVNVDDRENHLKNGLQKIKNAFDYVLIDCPPSLSLLTLNALAASDSILIPLQCEFYSLEGLAHLLKTIQRIRTTINPLLQIEGIVLTMYDKRNTLSAQVAYEVQNHLPDHVFKTIIPRNVRVSEAPSFGKPVLIYDVKCPGSIAYMNLASELLARQK; this is encoded by the coding sequence ATGACAAAAGTAATCTCTTTAGCGAATCAAAAAGGTGGCGTTGGTAAAACAACAACAGCAATGAATCTTGCGACAGCTTTAGCTGCAGTGCAAAAAAATGTTCTTTTAATTGATTTAGATCCCCAAGGAAATGCTAGTACCGGTTTTGGAATCTCTCTGAAGGATAGAACTCCAGGAACTTACGAATTTATTGAGGAACTTGAAGATTCTAAAGAGTGTTTACGTGCAACTCAGATTCCTGGTCTTTATATTTTACCTGCTTCAGAACACCTTGCTGGAGCTGAAATTGAACTTGTAAATGTGGACGACCGTGAAAACCATTTAAAAAATGGGCTTCAGAAAATTAAAAATGCTTTTGATTATGTTCTGATTGATTGTCCTCCTTCTTTAAGCCTTCTTACGTTAAATGCATTGGCAGCAAGTGATAGTATTTTAATACCATTACAATGTGAATTTTATTCTTTAGAAGGACTTGCTCATCTTCTTAAAACGATTCAACGAATTCGCACAACAATTAATCCTCTTCTTCAAATTGAAGGCATCGTCCTTACGATGTATGATAAACGAAATACTTTATCTGCACAGGTTGCTTATGAAGTTCAAAATCATCTTCCGGATCATGTTTTCAAAACCATTATACCGCGAAACGTTCGGGTTTCTGAAGCGCCATCCTTTGGGAAGCCTGTCTTAATTTATGATGTTAAATGCCCAGGATCTATCGCTTATATGAACTTAGCGAGTGAACTTTTAGCGCGACAAAAATAA
- a CDS encoding ParB/RepB/Spo0J family partition protein, producing MDTKGIKKAGLGRGLSSLFENSIKQASIPSSFSQPTAQNSESLQNLKVPLQTLPVAQIRPGPFQPRKHFDDQAIEALAQSIRTHGVLQPIVVRQKPKSSEHPLPQYEIVAGERRWRAAQKAGLTFIPVVLQEFLDQEALRIALIENIQREDLTPIEEAEGYKRLIDEGGYTQEELSSLIGKSRSHIANMLRLNALPLSVKEMVNQGDLTAGHVRALLTVDNIEHLAHKILSKKLSVRETEALIQKIKGKDQLSEKASKERFQKKTQTPSSLLNSDHSSQNPEMASLENHLSDLFGLKNNIYIDETGKGSVVLHFENYEELDKLFNQLTGLEKEVF from the coding sequence ATGGATACAAAAGGAATAAAGAAAGCGGGATTAGGGCGTGGGTTATCTTCACTTTTTGAGAATTCTATAAAACAAGCTTCAATTCCAAGTAGTTTTTCCCAACCGACAGCACAAAATTCAGAAAGTTTGCAGAATCTTAAAGTTCCTTTACAAACACTTCCAGTTGCTCAAATCAGACCAGGACCTTTTCAGCCTCGGAAGCATTTTGATGATCAAGCTATAGAAGCTTTAGCACAATCTATTCGAACCCATGGTGTTCTTCAACCGATTGTTGTCCGGCAAAAACCGAAAAGTTCTGAGCATCCATTGCCTCAATACGAAATTGTCGCAGGTGAACGACGTTGGCGTGCAGCTCAAAAGGCGGGACTTACATTTATTCCAGTTGTTCTTCAAGAATTTTTAGATCAAGAAGCGCTTCGAATTGCGCTTATTGAAAATATTCAACGGGAAGATTTAACACCAATCGAAGAAGCAGAAGGATACAAACGTTTAATTGATGAAGGAGGATATACTCAAGAAGAATTATCATCCCTCATAGGAAAGAGCCGAAGCCATATTGCGAATATGCTGCGATTAAACGCTTTACCTTTATCTGTAAAAGAAATGGTCAATCAAGGTGATCTGACAGCAGGGCATGTGCGTGCTCTTTTAACGGTTGATAATATTGAACATCTTGCTCATAAAATTTTATCCAAAAAACTTTCTGTAAGGGAAACAGAAGCGCTTATTCAAAAAATTAAAGGGAAGGATCAACTTTCAGAAAAAGCTTCTAAAGAACGCTTTCAAAAGAAGACACAAACACCTTCTTCATTGCTCAATTCTGATCATTCTTCTCAAAATCCAGAAATGGCTTCACTTGAAAATCATTTAAGCGATCTTTTTGGGCTTAAGAATAATATTTATATCGATGAAACCGGGAAGGGGAGTGTTGTCCTTCACTTTGAAAATTATGAAGAACTTGATAAGCTTTTTAATCAACTCACGGGACTTGAAAAGGAAGTATTTTAA
- a CDS encoding class I SAM-dependent methyltransferase, producing MKNNFLKTQEKMNTTYILATGQQGACNLDLQNKVLKKESFDQLKKCELATGMVVWDIGCGSGAVTESLARVVGREGLVYALDVNEDQLKITKGRIDSAGFKNVQFIQGDINNLSIHQYKKADIVYSRFLLMHVHDCQKTIKKMADLLKKGGRLSLQESTMESIKEESPHFALSKYYDMIIKYGKCKGFDYNVGRKLKQICEKSDLFSKIIFYKRNYKTTDDIKKLMIARLDELEDKFIGTNLIRKEDYEQLKIDIKEFFKTKESNDSAVMCEQNYILAYKA from the coding sequence ATGAAAAATAACTTTTTGAAAACTCAAGAAAAAATGAATACAACTTATATTTTAGCTACCGGACAACAAGGGGCTTGTAATTTAGATTTGCAAAACAAAGTCTTGAAGAAGGAGTCTTTTGACCAACTTAAAAAGTGCGAATTAGCTACCGGAATGGTTGTTTGGGATATAGGATGTGGAAGTGGAGCTGTGACTGAGTCTCTCGCTCGTGTTGTAGGTAGAGAAGGGCTGGTATATGCGTTAGATGTCAATGAAGACCAACTTAAAATTACGAAAGGTCGAATTGACTCTGCAGGTTTTAAGAATGTTCAGTTTATACAAGGAGATATTAATAATCTTTCTATTCATCAATATAAAAAAGCTGATATTGTTTATTCAAGATTTTTACTTATGCACGTTCATGATTGTCAAAAAACAATTAAAAAGATGGCAGATCTCTTAAAGAAAGGGGGAAGGCTTTCTTTACAAGAATCTACAATGGAATCAATTAAAGAAGAAAGCCCCCATTTTGCTCTTTCAAAATACTATGACATGATTATTAAGTACGGAAAGTGTAAGGGGTTTGATTACAATGTGGGCAGAAAATTAAAACAAATATGTGAGAAATCAGATCTTTTCTCTAAAATAATATTCTATAAAAGAAACTATAAAACAACAGATGATATAAAAAAACTTATGATTGCTCGTCTCGATGAATTAGAAGATAAGTTTATAGGCACAAATTTAATTAGAAAAGAAGATTATGAACAGCTTAAAATAGACATTAAAGAATTTTTTAAAACCAAAGAAAGTAATGACTCTGCAGTAATGTGTGAGCAGAATTATATTTTGGCTTATAAAGCTTAA
- a CDS encoding DJ-1/PfpI family protein yields MTLKIGLFLFNDVEVLDFSGPFEVFSTASRLCLCEGKSAPFQIVTFSANKPFITTHGGLKIIPNYVFENLPSLDILIIPGDVMTEPLSQPEVLSFLRERASQVKILASVCTGVFMLAEAGLLNGKSVTTHWENLDDLRKYPNLKVLENVKFVEEKGLITSSGISAGIEMSLHLVKKLISFALVQKTARQMEYGWI; encoded by the coding sequence ATGACTCTAAAAATTGGTTTATTCTTATTTAATGACGTTGAAGTTTTAGATTTTTCTGGACCTTTTGAGGTTTTTTCTACAGCATCACGGCTTTGTTTATGTGAAGGAAAATCTGCCCCCTTTCAGATTGTAACTTTTTCTGCGAATAAACCTTTTATTACAACACATGGAGGATTAAAAATTATTCCAAACTATGTCTTTGAAAATCTACCTTCTTTAGACATTCTCATTATTCCAGGCGACGTTATGACAGAACCTTTAAGTCAACCTGAAGTTCTTTCATTCCTTAGGGAAAGAGCTTCTCAGGTTAAAATTTTGGCCAGTGTTTGTACAGGAGTTTTTATGTTGGCTGAAGCGGGTCTTTTAAATGGTAAATCTGTTACAACTCATTGGGAAAATCTTGATGATCTGAGAAAATACCCAAACCTAAAAGTTCTAGAAAATGTAAAATTTGTAGAAGAAAAAGGCCTTATCACAAGTTCTGGTATTTCAGCAGGCATTGAAATGAGCCTCCATTTAGTTAAAAAACTTATATCTTTTGCACTTGTTCAAAAAACAGCGCGTCAAATGGAATATGGATGGATATAG
- a CDS encoding amino acid racemase: MKTIGLLGGTGWSSTLDYYKFLNEKVHQRLGGYHSANILLKSIDYHDIMSSYGKDHARIAQLLQQELEELIKLEPDCILICCNSLHKYYEMIKHKLRTTIPLIHAIELVAKKSKEKGYKHILLLATKFTMEDGFFEKILEDQGLKVTIPNTQERQEIADIHEDLMKNYMTNSQKNYFKSLIEKYKDLDAVVLGCTEYPLVINDDISILPILNPVHLQCEAAVEYSLGSYVI; encoded by the coding sequence ATGAAAACAATTGGGTTACTAGGTGGAACAGGTTGGTCTTCTACCCTTGATTATTATAAGTTTCTAAACGAAAAAGTTCATCAACGTTTAGGGGGATATCATAGCGCTAATATTTTGCTGAAGAGTATCGATTATCATGATATTATGAGTAGTTATGGTAAAGATCATGCAAGGATTGCACAATTACTTCAACAAGAGCTTGAGGAGCTTATCAAGCTTGAGCCTGATTGCATTTTAATTTGCTGCAACAGTCTTCATAAATATTATGAGATGATTAAACATAAACTCCGAACGACAATTCCTCTTATACATGCCATAGAATTGGTTGCAAAAAAATCAAAAGAAAAAGGATATAAACACATTCTCTTACTTGCCACAAAATTTACCATGGAAGATGGATTTTTTGAAAAAATACTAGAAGATCAAGGGCTTAAAGTAACGATCCCAAATACGCAAGAACGCCAAGAAATAGCCGACATTCATGAAGATCTTATGAAAAATTATATGACAAACTCTCAGAAAAATTATTTTAAAAGCCTTATTGAAAAATACAAAGATTTGGATGCAGTGGTTCTTGGATGTACAGAATATCCTCTTGTTATTAACGATGACATATCTATCCTCCCCATTTTAAATCCAGTGCATCTCCAGTGTGAAGCGGCTGTTGAATATTCTTTGGGATCATATGTAATTTGA
- a CDS encoding DUF1328 domain-containing protein has protein sequence MLHYVIIFFILSIISGFLGFRGLSGVFAQISKVLAIIFLVLFLLSIMGHLRIF, from the coding sequence ATGTTACATTATGTGATCATTTTCTTTATCTTATCTATTATTTCCGGTTTTTTAGGATTTAGGGGTTTGTCTGGTGTTTTTGCTCAAATTTCTAAAGTTTTAGCGATCATCTTTCTTGTCCTTTTTCTCTTAAGTATAATGGGACATTTAAGAATTTTTTAA
- the tgt gene encoding tRNA guanosine(34) transglycosylase Tgt, whose translation MNRTLYPQFSFDIQEQDLNSRARLGLISTPHGAIETPNFIFCATKGAMKALRMDMVKETEAQIILSNTYHLMLNPGADLVEKMGGLHTFMNWNGPLFTDSGGFQIFSLGHGSIASEIKGNRMQKSSRSLLKITEHGATFKSYLDGRQHLLTPEKSIEVQVKLGADLIVVLDECTPFHVDKAYTERSMEMSHRWALRSLEEFKKRSKETQALYGIIQGGVYEDLRKISTEFVNEHPFFGHAIGGSLGASKHQMSDVIGMTAPLLTRDRPIHLLGIGGISDIFEGVSLGIDTFDCVHPTRLARHGGALVQPHLLPETKNASSREHLNLRNSLYKEDPNPIDLSCPCYTCQNLSRAYLHYLLKAKEIVVLELLTLHNITFMVRLMKAIREGIKQKNLPDLRKEWCS comes from the coding sequence ATGAATAGAACGCTTTACCCTCAATTTTCTTTTGATATACAAGAGCAAGACTTAAATTCACGTGCACGGTTGGGACTTATCTCAACACCCCATGGAGCTATAGAGACCCCAAATTTCATTTTTTGTGCAACGAAGGGTGCCATGAAAGCCCTTCGGATGGATATGGTAAAAGAAACAGAGGCCCAAATCATTCTTTCTAATACCTATCATTTAATGTTAAATCCAGGTGCTGATCTTGTCGAAAAAATGGGAGGGCTTCATACTTTTATGAATTGGAACGGTCCTCTTTTTACCGACTCAGGAGGATTTCAGATTTTTAGCCTTGGACATGGCTCTATTGCTTCCGAGATTAAAGGGAATAGAATGCAAAAATCTTCCCGTTCGCTGCTTAAGATCACGGAACACGGAGCAACGTTTAAATCATATTTAGATGGCCGTCAGCATCTTCTTACACCCGAAAAATCCATTGAGGTCCAAGTAAAACTTGGTGCAGATCTCATTGTTGTTTTAGATGAATGCACACCTTTTCATGTGGACAAAGCTTATACGGAACGTTCTATGGAAATGAGTCATCGTTGGGCCCTAAGGTCTCTCGAAGAATTTAAGAAGCGCTCTAAAGAAACACAGGCTCTTTACGGAATTATTCAAGGCGGTGTGTATGAAGATTTACGAAAGATAAGTACAGAATTTGTGAATGAACATCCTTTTTTTGGACATGCGATTGGAGGATCTTTAGGTGCTTCAAAACATCAAATGTCCGACGTCATTGGAATGACTGCACCTCTCCTTACCCGGGATCGGCCTATTCATCTTCTTGGAATAGGAGGTATTTCTGATATTTTTGAGGGTGTCTCTTTAGGAATTGATACGTTTGACTGTGTTCATCCAACCCGCTTGGCACGTCATGGAGGTGCACTCGTTCAACCTCACCTTCTTCCTGAAACTAAAAACGCGTCCTCTCGAGAGCATCTTAATCTAAGAAATTCCCTTTATAAAGAAGATCCGAATCCTATTGATTTGAGCTGCCCATGTTATACATGTCAAAACCTTTCACGGGCGTATCTCCACTATCTTCTTAAAGCTAAAGAAATTGTGGTTTTAGAACTTTTAACGCTTCATAATATAACCTTTATGGTAAGACTTATGAAAGCCATTCGAGAGGGAATCAAACAAAAAAATCTTCCAGACCTTCGAAAAGAATGGTGCTCTTAA
- the rpmB gene encoding 50S ribosomal protein L28: MARRCAITGKSVMTGNNVSHANNKTRRRFLPNLQETSFLSDVLGRLIRLRVSVNGIRSVEHAGGIDAFLTKARKQDLSKDALDFKRKIEKKKIS, encoded by the coding sequence ATGGCAAGACGATGTGCTATAACGGGAAAAAGTGTGATGACTGGAAATAATGTAAGTCACGCCAACAATAAAACAAGACGCCGTTTTTTACCAAATTTACAAGAAACATCTTTTTTAAGTGATGTGTTGGGAAGACTTATTCGTCTACGCGTTTCAGTAAATGGAATTCGTTCTGTTGAGCATGCAGGCGGTATTGATGCTTTCTTGACAAAAGCGCGTAAACAAGACCTCTCAAAAGATGCTCTTGATTTTAAACGTAAAATAGAAAAGAAAAAAATTTCTTAA